The Algoriphagus sp. TR-M9 genome has a window encoding:
- a CDS encoding response regulator transcription factor: protein MNEVKTILVDDHPIVMEGIEMLLHEISEIQLIGKFTNGKSAQEFLSATAVDLIITDISMPELDGLQLTKWVKENHPETKVIILSMHDNDHYVQEIILADAEGYLLKENTSEELVNAVNRVLDDGIYYSDQIVGKLRSNFQLQNKKHEILQSLSERELDVLQLIIQELTTQEIADKLFISRHTVESHKKNLFKKTHQNSLVGLVKFSISNQLINL from the coding sequence ATGAATGAAGTAAAAACAATCCTCGTAGATGATCATCCCATTGTGATGGAAGGCATTGAAATGCTACTCCACGAAATTTCGGAAATTCAACTTATAGGCAAATTTACCAATGGTAAATCGGCACAGGAATTTCTATCCGCAACCGCTGTAGATTTAATTATCACAGACATCAGTATGCCAGAGCTGGATGGACTACAACTGACCAAGTGGGTAAAAGAAAATCACCCAGAAACCAAGGTCATCATCCTATCCATGCATGACAACGACCACTATGTTCAAGAAATCATTTTGGCAGATGCAGAAGGATACTTACTCAAAGAAAATACAAGTGAAGAGCTGGTGAATGCTGTGAACCGAGTCCTCGATGATGGCATTTATTATAGTGACCAAATTGTCGGAAAACTCAGATCAAATTTCCAACTCCAAAACAAAAAGCATGAAATCCTTCAATCGCTGAGTGAGCGGGAACTAGATGTACTCCAATTGATTATTCAAGAGCTCACCACCCAGGAAATCGCCGATAAGCTATTCATCAGCAGGCATACGGTAGAAAGTCATAAGAAAAATCTATTCAAAAAAACTCATCAAAACAGCTTAGTAGGCTTGGTCAAGTTTTCAATTTCTAACCAACTCATTAATTTATAG